GGAATCCACGCCGCATGACGGCCGACCGCGCGGCCTTGCGCCGCGATCTGCGCGAACGCCGCCGCGCGCTGCCGGCGCCGCAACGCATCGCCGGCGCCGAGCGCCTGGCGCAGCACCTGCTGTCCCTGCCCTTCGCCCCGGCCTCCGGCTACGTCGCCGGCTACTGGGCGCTGGACGGCGAGATCGGCCTGCACGCCTGGCAGCTGCGGCTGCCGCCGGATTGCGTCTACTGCCTGCCGGTGCTGAGCGCCGAAGGCCTGCTGCGCTTCGCGCCCTGGCGCCCCGGCGACCCGCTGGCCAGCAACCGCTACGGCATCCCCGAACCCGACGTCGTCCCCAGCTCGCTGCTGGACGCGCGCGAGCTGAGCCTGGCGGTGACCCCGTTGGTCGGCTTCGACGCGCGCGGCCACCGGCTGGGCATGGGCGGCGGCTGGTACGATCGTAGCTTCGCTTTCCGCCAGCACCAGCCCGCGCCGCCGTGGCTGGTGGGCGCCGCCTTCGAGGCGCAACGGGTCGACGCCCTGGACCGCGCCGACTGGGACGTCGCCCTGGACGCGGTCTGCACCGAAGCCGCCGCCCACGACCACCGCCACTCCCTGATCGCCTGACCGCCATGACCGCACGCCGCCGCTACTGGCTGATGAAGTCCGAACCGGACACCTTCTCGATCGACGACCTGCAACGCGTGCGCACCGAGCCCTGGAACGGCGTGCGCAACTACCAGGCGCGCAACTACATGCGCGACGGCATGAAGGTCGGCGACGGCGTGCTGTTCTACCACTCCAACACCGCCGTGCCCGGCATCGCCGGCCTGGCCAGCATCGCCAGCGCGGCCTATCCGGACCCGACCCAGTTCGACCCCAAGTCGGACTACTACGACCCCAAGAGCACGCGCGAAGACCCGCGCTGGCTGCTGGTGGACGTGGCCTTCGAGCGCAAGTTCGACCGGGTGGTGTCGCTGGACGAGATCAAGGCCCGCGCCGACGAACTCGGCGAAGACTTCGCCCTGACCCGCCGCGGCAACCGCCTGTCGGTGCTGCCGGTGAGCGCGGCGCAGTGGAAGCTGTTGCTGGCGATGGAGTGAGCGCAGCACGGACCAGGGGAAGGCTGCGACAACCGCGCTACCCCGATCCGTCATCCCCGCGAAGGCGGGGATCCAGGGCTCCATCCAGGCATGGCTCTGAAGTCTCTGGATCCCCGCTTTCGCGGGGATGACGAGCAACGGCCGAGCATGACTGTCCACGCATTCACCGAATCACGAATCACCCATCACGAGCCCTACGCCCCATGTCCGAAGCGAAACGCCTGGCCGGCGAAAAAGCCATCGACTACATCGAAGACGGCATGATCGTCGGCGTCGGCACCGGTTCCACCGTGGCCTACTTCATCGAGGCCCTGGGCCGGCATAAGGACCGGATCAAAGGCGCGGTGTCCAGCTCCGAGCAGAGCACCGCACGCCTGCAGGCGTTGGGCATCGAGGTGCTGGACCTCAACGCCACCGGCCCGCTGCAGCTGTACGTGGACGGCGCCGACGAGTGCGACCCGCACAAGCGCCTGATCAAAGGCGGCGGCGCCGCGCTGACCCGCGAGAAGATCATCGCCGAGGCCAGCGAGAAGTTCGTCTGCATCGTCGACCCGGCCAAGCGCGTGGACCTGCTCGGCCGCTTCCCGCTGCCGGTGGAAGTGATCCCGATGGCGCGCAGCCTGGTCGCGCGCGAAATCCTGGCCCTGACCCGCGCCCAGCCGGTATGGCGCCAGAACGCCGAAGGCGCGGGCGTGGTCACCGACAACGGCAACGCCATCCTCGACGTGCACGGCCTGGCCATCACCGACCCGGTCGCGCTGGAAACCGCGCTGAACCAGATCCCCGGCGTGGTCAGCGTGGGCCTGTTCGCACGCCGCCCGGCCGACGTCGTGATCGTCGGCGGCGAACCGCCGCTGGTGCTCTAAGAGCGGCCCTTACCCAACCCCTCTCCCGCAAGCGGGAGAGGGGCTAAAAGCAGCAGCGACGCCGGATTGATCCCCTCTCCCGCTCGCGGGGTGAGGGGCAGCGCTTGCGAGCCACCGGCTCGCGCTGCACCGAACGCCCGACCGCTCAACGGTCGGGCCGGGGCGTGGCTAGGGTGAGGGGATGAGCGCGCAGCGCGAATGCTCTTAGGCGTCGACCGCCACGAAGCCCCCCGTCTGCCGCTTCCACAAACGCGCATACAGACCGTCGCGCGCGATCAGCTGCTCATGGGTGCCGCTCTCGATGATGTGGCCCTGGTCCATCACCACCAAACGGTCCATGCGCGCGATGGTCGACAGCCGGTGCGCGATCGCGATCACCGTCTTGCCCGCCATCAGCGTTTCCAGGCTGTCCTGGATCGCCGCTTCGGCTTCCGAGTCCAGTGCCGAGGTCGCCTCGTCCAGGATCAGGATCGGCGCGTCCTTCAGCAGCACCCGGGCGATGGCGATGCGCTGGCGCTGGCCGCCGGACAGCTTCACCCCGCGCTCGCCCACCAGCGCGTCGTAGCCGCGCCGGCCCTCGCCGTCCACCAACTGCGGGATGAACTCCTCCGCCTTGGCCTTGCGCGCCGCTTCCAGCATCTGCTCCTCGCTCGCGTCCGGACGGCCGTACAGCAGGTTGTCGCGGATCGAACGGTGCAGCAGCGAGGTGTCCTGGGTGACCACACCGATCTGCGAACGCAGGCTCTCCTGGCTCACCCCGGCGATGTCCTGGCCGTCGATCAGGATGCGGCCGCCCTCCAGGTCGTACAGGCGCAACAGGATGTTCATCAGCGTCGACTTGCCCGCGCCCGAAGGACCGACCAAGCCGATCTTCTCGCCCGGCTTAACCTGCAAGTCGAGGTCCGCGATCAAACCGGCGTTGCGGCCATAATGGAAGTGCACGTTCTCGAAGCGCACGCCGCCTTCGCTCACCGTCAGCGGCTGCGCGTCGTCGCGATCCACGACGGTCAGCGGCCGCGAGATCGTCTCGATGCCGTCCTGCACCGTGCCTATGTCCTCGAAGATCCCGTTCACCGTCCACATGATCCAGCCCGACATGTTGTGGATGCGGATCACCAGGCCGGTGGCCAGCGCGATCGCGCCGACCGTGATCGCGCCCTGATGCCACAACCACAGCGCCAGCCCAGTGGTGCCCACGATCAACAAGCCGTTGAGCGTGGTGATGCTGGCGCCCATCAGCGTGGTCATGCGGGTCATGTCGCGCGAACGGGAGGTTTGCTCCAGCATCGCCTCGGCCACGTACTGCTCCTCGCGGCGCGAATGCGCGAACAGCTTGAGCGTGGCGATGTTGGTGTAGCCGTCGACGATCCGGCCCATCAGCTTGGATCGCGCATCCGACGCCCGCCACGAACGCTGCTTCACCCGCGGCACGAAGTAGCGCAGCAGGCCGATGTAGATCGCGATCCAGGCCAGCAAGGGCCAGATCAGGCGCACGTCGGCCTGGGCGAATAGGTAGATCGCCGAAGCCGAGTACACCACCACGTACCACAGCGCGTCGAAGGCCTGGGTGGTCGATTCGCGCAGCGAGGGACCGGTCTGCATGATCCGGTTGGCCACGCGGCCGGCGAAGTCGTTCTGGAAGAAGCCCAGGCTCTGCTTGAGCATGTAGCGATGGGTCTGCCAGCGCACCAGGTTGGTCATGCTGGGGTGCACGGCCTGGTTCAGCAGCAGGTCGTGCAGGCCCAATGCCAGCGGCCGCAGCAACAGCATCACCAGCGCCATCCACAGCAGCTCGCCGCCGTGGCGGGCGAACAGCTCGCTCGCCGGCGTGGTGTTGACCAGGTCCACCACCCGGCCCAGGTAGTCGAACATCGCCACCTCGACGATGGCGACGAAGAAGCCGACCACGGTCAACGCGGCGAACACGGGCCAGGCTTGTTTGAGGAAATGCCAATAGAACCCGCTCACGGTGCGCGGCGGCATCGTCTCGGGCACGTTGCGGAACGGGTCGATCAGCGATTCGAACCAGCGGAAAATCGTCATGGCTTTCGGCCTTATTCGTACTTATGCGGCTCCCGAACGCGTCGCCGGCACCGCCATGCGCCGGGAAAACGGCACAAGGCAGCGGACGCTGCGTGGCGTGGGCGCGTGACGGCGCCTGACTACGGATCGGGAGTTAGGAGGCGGACGAGCGCGCGCGATCCAGGGCCACAAGGGGCCGGATCGGCGTACTGCCAGCCGTGCGCGGCCCCTGTACGGGCCGCGGGCGCGGACTTAACGGTGTACCGCGCGGATGCCTGAGAACTTCATGTGCACCTCTCTCCTGGTTCCGGCTTCGGCCGGGGGCCAGCGACCCGAGCGGGCCGCGGCGAACAGCCGCGATGGTGCGGCTGTGGGGCGGAGTTTAACCTGAAGCGGTTGCGGCGGCGAAATCGGGCGCGACGAACGGCCAGGATCGGCATGGTTTTGACCCCTCTTCCGGCGCGGGTGTGGGCTAGACAGCAGTTCGTGCTCCCGCGCGCCCTCACCCCAACCCCTCTCCCGCATAGCGGGAGAGGGGCTAAAGCATCAACGTCGATCGAGTCCGTCCTCTCTCCCATTTACGGGAGCGGGTTAGGGTGAAAGGTAAAGGGTAGCGGTCGAATGTGTCCCCTCTCCCGTTCACGGGAGAGGGCTAGGGTGAGGGGGTGAGCGCGAAGCGCGAATGCTCTTGATCTCCGCTCGGGCCCCGAACTCGCAGCTCCAACAGTAGAGCCTGGCCCCCGCGAAGACGGGGGCGGCGCGCGCATCGATCTCGCACAGGAACTCTGGGGCAGCGTTTTTCTTTGGTTACTTTCTTTTGACGCTTATCAAAAGAAAGTGACCCGGCCGCTTGCGGACGGAAGCTGTTGCTGTTGTTCCTAAGCAAGAGCAACAGCAAAGGCAAATCCCCCGCAATCCCGCTTTTCCAAAGGGGGAAGACAAGCCGGGGCGAAACTAAGAGCGGCCGGGCTGCATTAACTCGGCGCATTAACTGCGCGCATGAACTTTCGTTTCGCGCAAAGAAGAAGGCCGGCCCCCTGTCGGGAACCGGCC
The sequence above is a segment of the Lysobacter silvisoli genome. Coding sequences within it:
- the rpiA gene encoding ribose-5-phosphate isomerase RpiA; its protein translation is MSEAKRLAGEKAIDYIEDGMIVGVGTGSTVAYFIEALGRHKDRIKGAVSSSEQSTARLQALGIEVLDLNATGPLQLYVDGADECDPHKRLIKGGGAALTREKIIAEASEKFVCIVDPAKRVDLLGRFPLPVEVIPMARSLVAREILALTRAQPVWRQNAEGAGVVTDNGNAILDVHGLAITDPVALETALNQIPGVVSVGLFARRPADVVIVGGEPPLVL
- a CDS encoding EVE domain-containing protein; this encodes MTARRRYWLMKSEPDTFSIDDLQRVRTEPWNGVRNYQARNYMRDGMKVGDGVLFYHSNTAVPGIAGLASIASAAYPDPTQFDPKSDYYDPKSTREDPRWLLVDVAFERKFDRVVSLDEIKARADELGEDFALTRRGNRLSVLPVSAAQWKLLLAME
- a CDS encoding 5-formyltetrahydrofolate cyclo-ligase — encoded protein: MTADRAALRRDLRERRRALPAPQRIAGAERLAQHLLSLPFAPASGYVAGYWALDGEIGLHAWQLRLPPDCVYCLPVLSAEGLLRFAPWRPGDPLASNRYGIPEPDVVPSSLLDARELSLAVTPLVGFDARGHRLGMGGGWYDRSFAFRQHQPAPPWLVGAAFEAQRVDALDRADWDVALDAVCTEAAAHDHRHSLIA
- a CDS encoding ABC transporter ATP-binding protein, with amino-acid sequence MFRWFESLIDPFRNVPETMPPRTVSGFYWHFLKQAWPVFAALTVVGFFVAIVEVAMFDYLGRVVDLVNTTPASELFARHGGELLWMALVMLLLRPLALGLHDLLLNQAVHPSMTNLVRWQTHRYMLKQSLGFFQNDFAGRVANRIMQTGPSLRESTTQAFDALWYVVVYSASAIYLFAQADVRLIWPLLAWIAIYIGLLRYFVPRVKQRSWRASDARSKLMGRIVDGYTNIATLKLFAHSRREEQYVAEAMLEQTSRSRDMTRMTTLMGASITTLNGLLIVGTTGLALWLWHQGAITVGAIALATGLVIRIHNMSGWIMWTVNGIFEDIGTVQDGIETISRPLTVVDRDDAQPLTVSEGGVRFENVHFHYGRNAGLIADLDLQVKPGEKIGLVGPSGAGKSTLMNILLRLYDLEGGRILIDGQDIAGVSQESLRSQIGVVTQDTSLLHRSIRDNLLYGRPDASEEQMLEAARKAKAEEFIPQLVDGEGRRGYDALVGERGVKLSGGQRQRIAIARVLLKDAPILILDEATSALDSEAEAAIQDSLETLMAGKTVIAIAHRLSTIARMDRLVVMDQGHIIESGTHEQLIARDGLYARLWKRQTGGFVAVDA